The following are encoded together in the Bombus pyrosoma isolate SC7728 linkage group LG17, ASM1482585v1, whole genome shotgun sequence genome:
- the LOC122577011 gene encoding uncharacterized protein LOC122577011, which produces MVPTMPPDSHKISLKIIEAIKQHPVLYSAEVKGSSIKLQEFRQKVWKRISDELGLDPTWVRLRWKNLRDTYCRILKYKNRTEKGVRRKKWIFEDHLSFLKFPYESDYQPQSIELTEDYIQDINAGGISSEGLLEQLEDRNDEDYSEYLEVLEETTADPVLDRDSMELNDNGDNVVKSIEKNKTKKSEN; this is translated from the exons ATGGTGCCGACGATGCCGCCTGATTCGCATAAAATTTCGCTGAAGATCATTGAAGCGATAAAACAACATCCAGTTTTATATAGTGCTGAAGTGAAAGGTTCTTCTATTAAACTTCAGGAATTTCGGCAGAAGGTTTGGAAGAGGATTTCGGATGAACTTGGTCTTGATC CCACCTGGGTGAGATTaagatggaaaaatttaaGGGATACTTACTGCCGTATACttaaatataagaatagaaCGGAAAAAGGAGTTCGTAGGAAAAAATGGATTTTTGAAGATCATCTTAGTTTCTTAAAGTTTCC GTATGAATCGGATTATCAACCTCAAAGTATAGAATTAACTGAAGACTATATTCAGGATATAAATGCAGGTGGAATTAGTTCTGAAGGTCTTTTAGAACAATTAGAAGATCGTAATGATGAAGATTATAGTGAATATTTAGAAGTTTTGGAAGAAACGACTGCAGATCCAGTGTTAGATCGTGATTCTATGGAATTAAATGATAATGGTGATAACGTAGTAAAAAGTATAGAG aaaaataagaccaaaaaaagtgaaaattga
- the LOC122577145 gene encoding NADH dehydrogenase [ubiquinone] 1 beta subcomplex subunit 9, translated as MAQLPSPFISHTRKVCSLYKRALRALEDQNIKRHEFRYNAVLLRQRFEKNRNIPDARIAKKLLLEGEEELFENIHPDPSKFPNSPGGICHGRFITPPDSVMDFWDPIEKARYPKYFAEREKLKVEYEKLYKKLYVETPAETEKAKTNK; from the exons ATGGCCCAACTACCATCACCGTTCATTAGTCATACTAGAAAAGTATGTAGTCTTTATAAACGCGCTTTACGTGCGTTAGAAGATCAGAATATTAAAAGACACGAATTTag ATATAACGCAGTTTTATTAAGACAACGTTTTGAAAAGAATCGGAATATACCAGATGCTCGCATAGCTAAAAAACTACTATTAGAAGGTgaagaagaattatttgaGAATATTCATCCTGATCCATCAAAATTTCCTAATAGCCCAGGTGGTATATGCCATGGACGTTTTATAACACCGCCAGATTCTGTAATGGATTTTTGGGATCCAATTGAAAAAGCTAgatatccaaaatattttgcagaaagagagaaacttAAGGtggaatatgaaaaattatataagaaattatatgtTGAAACTCCTGCAGAAACTGAAAAAGCAAAAACAAATAAGTAA